The following coding sequences are from one Pseudomonadota bacterium window:
- a CDS encoding putative DNA binding domain-containing protein, with translation MNKQHLDILIRLGEGFTVEFKRSGTSNVGRELCAFANATGGTLLIGITDDGEICGVDHHNRLKSVIQSVARTIEPSLFVDIESVGDVLVVTIPPQNGKPYSHSGKFYLREGASSQQLSRNEIREFFFREGMIHFDEMVCDRFSMDTDLTESSYIQFARKAKIPDDMNMIQALENLHLVRNGLMTHAGSWLLAADIQKFMASGFVSCALFMGTSRVNILDRKNFTGNLQDIFQDVIT, from the coding sequence ATGAATAAACAACATCTGGATATACTCATCCGCCTGGGTGAGGGATTTACCGTTGAATTCAAACGCTCCGGCACCTCCAACGTCGGCAGGGAGTTGTGCGCGTTTGCCAATGCTACCGGAGGAACATTGCTCATTGGCATTACTGATGATGGTGAAATATGCGGTGTGGACCATCACAACAGACTTAAATCAGTGATTCAATCAGTCGCACGAACTATTGAACCTTCACTGTTTGTTGATATTGAAAGTGTTGGAGATGTTCTGGTGGTGACAATTCCCCCTCAAAACGGAAAACCATATTCCCATAGCGGGAAATTTTACCTCAGGGAAGGCGCTTCATCGCAACAGTTGAGCCGTAATGAAATCCGTGAGTTTTTCTTTCGGGAAGGGATGATTCATTTTGATGAAATGGTTTGTGACCGTTTTTCTATGGATACCGATTTGACTGAATCTTCTTATATCCAATTCGCCCGGAAGGCGAAAATCCCTGACGATATGAATATGATTCAAGCCCTTGAAAATCTGCATCTTGTTCGAAATGGTCTTATGACTCATGCCGGCTCCTGGTTACTTGCCGCAGATATTCAGAAATTTATGGCCAGTGGTTTTGTGTCCTGCGCCTTGTTCATGGGAACCTCCAGAGTGAATATTCTGGATCGCAAGAATTTTACCGGCAATCTCCAGGATATTTTTCAGGATGTTATCACCTAG
- a CDS encoding ATP-binding protein — MSKLNTEFIITGTGRDERPELPADALREALVNALVHRDYRSNANVQVHMYRNRVEIISPGGLPAGMKEEDMGLKSIPRNPLLFSMFYRMDLVEQIGSGIKRMQQLCRDHGVPEPALHIEDNWVTIIFNRGDIQPGKERGVTPPVTPPVTPPVIPPS; from the coding sequence TTGTCAAAATTGAATACAGAATTTATTATTACCGGGACAGGAAGGGATGAAAGACCTGAATTGCCTGCGGATGCCCTACGTGAGGCTCTGGTCAATGCACTGGTCCATCGTGATTATCGGTCTAATGCCAATGTTCAGGTACACATGTACCGTAACCGGGTAGAAATTATCAGCCCGGGAGGCTTACCAGCCGGAATGAAAGAGGAAGACATGGGGTTAAAGAGTATCCCGCGTAATCCTCTCCTGTTCAGTATGTTTTACCGCATGGATTTGGTGGAGCAGATCGGCAGCGGCATTAAGCGAATGCAACAACTTTGCCGGGACCATGGGGTACCAGAGCCAGCCTTGCATATTGAAGACAACTGGGTTACGATTATCTTCAATCGTGGTGATATCCAACCCGGAAAAGAGAGAGGTGTTACCCCCCCAGTTACCCCCCCAGTTACCCCCCCAGTTATCCCCCCCAGTTGA